A single window of Sporosarcina sp. Marseille-Q4943 DNA harbors:
- a CDS encoding GNAT family N-acetyltransferase, with protein MEFVQYEDAERFAEVAEPIIAKKEDVFSLFYGILQAIKAGKYQNPFMAAVTDRGNVLALLQMTPPHPLNLIIVDECKKDEVIGFIIHELRRNSITVPSVISLKQWATTFANAWERQTGETQKLLMDQGLYRLDEVEETLGMSPGSWRYAIDADAPLIEKWFALFEEDTNLERTSPELIKGRVAAFLEAREVFLWEDDGKVVSMMKKSRPTQNSVTVSLVFTPKEERKKGYARTMVAQGSKELLKDYEFCVLYTDMMNPTSNKIYKEIGYKHIADSIHIGFEK; from the coding sequence ATGGAGTTCGTTCAATACGAGGATGCTGAGAGATTTGCAGAAGTGGCGGAGCCGATCATCGCAAAAAAAGAGGACGTCTTCAGTCTTTTCTATGGCATCCTGCAGGCGATAAAAGCGGGGAAATACCAAAATCCTTTCATGGCTGCCGTTACGGATAGAGGAAATGTTCTTGCACTTTTACAGATGACCCCGCCGCATCCATTGAATCTAATCATTGTGGATGAATGCAAGAAGGATGAAGTGATCGGCTTCATCATCCATGAATTGCGCAGGAATTCAATTACGGTTCCTTCTGTCATCAGTCTGAAGCAATGGGCGACAACTTTCGCAAACGCTTGGGAACGTCAAACAGGGGAGACGCAAAAATTGCTCATGGATCAGGGGCTTTATCGGTTGGATGAAGTTGAGGAGACACTTGGAATGAGCCCGGGAAGCTGGAGGTACGCAATCGATGCGGATGCGCCTTTAATTGAAAAATGGTTTGCACTGTTTGAGGAAGATACGAACCTGGAAAGGACTTCGCCGGAACTCATTAAGGGGAGAGTGGCCGCATTCCTTGAAGCGCGGGAAGTTTTCCTATGGGAAGATGACGGGAAAGTCGTCTCGATGATGAAGAAATCCAGGCCTACTCAAAATAGCGTCACCGTCTCGCTCGTCTTTACGCCGAAAGAGGAGAGGAAGAAGGGTTACGCTCGGACGATGGTCGCGCAAGGTTCGAAGGAGCTGTTGAAGGACTACGAATTTTGCGTTCTCTATACCGATATGATGAACCCGACATCGAATAAGATCTATAAGGAAATCGGATACAAACATATTGCCGACTCGATCCATATTGGTTTTGAGAAATAA
- a CDS encoding pyridoxal phosphate-dependent aminotransferase, whose amino-acid sequence MLISKRVQNMPPHFFSSLVKKVEAAKAAGLDIINLGRGNPDQPTPDHIIKALQQAAERPETHGYSPFNGIPEFRKAISEFYKREYDVDVDPETEVAILGGSKIGLVEVPLAMMDQGDLLLLPDPGYPDYLSGISLANIAYETMPLLKENDFMPDFDALSEDVKQRAKIMYLNYPNNPTSAIATVPFFEKAISFAKENNIFILHDMAYGGIGFDGEKPVSFLQADGAKEIGIEMYTLSKTYNMAGWRVAFAVGNRQMIEAINELQHHLFISLFPAVQHAAIAALTEDQACVRDLTALYEGRRNVLITECQRIGWDVEAPKASFFAWLPVPQGYTSETFADILLHQAGVVVAPGHGFGTHGEGYVRVGLLASEERIAEAVRRIEKLGIFSSSGV is encoded by the coding sequence ATGCTGATTTCAAAACGTGTACAAAACATGCCACCCCATTTCTTTTCATCGTTAGTCAAAAAAGTGGAAGCAGCTAAAGCAGCCGGATTGGATATTATCAATTTGGGTAGAGGCAACCCTGATCAACCTACACCTGATCATATTATAAAAGCTTTACAGCAAGCTGCGGAGCGACCGGAAACACATGGGTACTCGCCATTCAACGGTATTCCTGAGTTCAGGAAAGCCATTTCAGAATTTTATAAGCGGGAATATGACGTCGATGTCGATCCGGAAACAGAAGTCGCAATTTTAGGAGGCTCTAAAATTGGGCTAGTCGAAGTGCCTTTAGCAATGATGGATCAAGGCGATTTGCTTTTGCTGCCCGACCCTGGATATCCCGATTATTTATCGGGGATCAGCTTAGCGAATATCGCTTATGAAACGATGCCGCTTCTGAAGGAAAATGACTTTATGCCCGATTTCGATGCATTGTCCGAAGACGTGAAACAGAGAGCGAAAATCATGTATTTGAATTACCCGAACAACCCGACAAGCGCAATAGCGACCGTTCCCTTCTTTGAAAAAGCAATATCATTCGCCAAGGAGAATAATATTTTCATTTTACATGATATGGCATACGGCGGAATCGGTTTCGACGGCGAGAAACCGGTCAGCTTCTTGCAAGCGGACGGTGCAAAAGAGATCGGCATTGAAATGTATACATTATCAAAGACATACAATATGGCCGGCTGGAGGGTCGCTTTTGCCGTCGGAAACCGTCAGATGATTGAGGCAATAAATGAGCTCCAACATCACCTTTTCATCAGTCTTTTCCCGGCAGTCCAACATGCCGCCATTGCTGCATTGACAGAAGATCAGGCATGCGTTCGCGATTTGACGGCATTGTATGAAGGACGAAGAAATGTCTTGATCACCGAATGTCAACGAATCGGCTGGGATGTGGAAGCGCCGAAAGCGTCGTTCTTCGCCTGGCTTCCAGTTCCGCAAGGCTATACAAGCGAGACGTTTGCTGATATACTTCTGCATCAGGCAGGAGTCGTCGTCGCTCCAGGTCATGGTTTTGGCACGCATGGAGAAGGATATGTGCGGGTCGGTCTTTTAGCAAGCGAAGAGCGTATAGCTGAGGCTGTTCGTAGAATAGAGAAACTCGGCATCTTTTCAAGTAGCGGTGTTTGA
- the pepF gene encoding oligoendopeptidase F: MVKSLPPRSEVNVEETWNLEDLFKTEEEYNAAIEQLESEVASFEKRFKGNITDEKAILEALDGYASIMGKMVPIGTYTSLAHSVDQTNDEAQMRASKYGSIASKLGSQLSFFTSEISELSSELLEKAMNQSGEYKNYLQELIRQKPYKLHPEVEKTLAAFSSVLNAPYGLYNTTKLVDMNFDDFEVDGENYPLSYTTFEGGWESETDTKKRRAAYDAFHAKLREYQHTTAKTYDMHLQKEKTTSDLRGYKDVFEYLLFNQEVDRSMYDRQIDLIMEHLAPHMRKYAKLLQKVHGLDEMTFSDLKIPLDPNYEPKITIEESKKYIDDALAIMGDDYMDMIDRSYKERWTDFAQNAGKSTGAFCSSPYGVHPYILISWTGSMEDVFVLAHELGHAGHFYNAHQHQNIFNSRPSMYFIEAPSTMNEMLMANHLLSNSNDPKFKRWVISSIVARTYYHNFVTHLLEAAYQRKVYERIDAGGSVNANVLNSLKRGVLEEFWGDDVKINEGAELTWMRQPHYYMGLYPYTYSAGLTISTQVSKRILEEGQPAVEDWLKVLQAGGTKSPAELSKMAGVDITTEQPLLDTIAYIGELIDQLVELTEEIEAAQVN, encoded by the coding sequence ATGGTGAAAAGTTTACCGCCACGTTCAGAAGTGAACGTCGAAGAAACATGGAATTTGGAAGACCTTTTCAAAACCGAAGAAGAGTATAATGCAGCCATTGAGCAGCTTGAAAGTGAAGTCGCTTCCTTCGAAAAACGTTTCAAAGGCAACATCACCGATGAAAAAGCAATTTTAGAGGCATTGGATGGATATGCTTCCATCATGGGCAAAATGGTTCCGATCGGAACATATACAAGCCTAGCGCATAGCGTTGATCAAACGAATGATGAAGCACAAATGCGCGCGAGCAAATACGGCTCGATCGCATCCAAACTCGGAAGCCAACTTTCCTTCTTCACAAGTGAAATTTCCGAGTTATCGAGCGAGTTATTGGAAAAGGCAATGAATCAATCCGGGGAGTATAAAAATTATTTGCAAGAACTGATTCGTCAAAAGCCATATAAGCTTCATCCCGAAGTGGAAAAGACGTTAGCTGCATTCTCTTCTGTACTGAACGCGCCATACGGTTTATACAACACGACAAAATTAGTCGACATGAACTTCGATGATTTTGAAGTGGACGGCGAAAACTATCCATTAAGCTATACGACGTTCGAAGGCGGATGGGAATCTGAAACAGATACGAAAAAGAGAAGGGCCGCTTATGATGCTTTCCATGCAAAATTGAGAGAGTATCAGCATACGACAGCTAAAACCTATGATATGCATTTGCAGAAGGAAAAGACGACTTCCGATCTACGCGGATATAAAGATGTATTCGAATACCTCCTATTCAACCAGGAAGTCGACCGTTCCATGTACGATCGCCAAATCGATTTAATTATGGAACACCTTGCACCTCACATGCGCAAGTACGCAAAGCTTCTCCAAAAGGTTCACGGACTCGACGAGATGACTTTCTCGGACTTGAAAATACCGTTGGATCCGAACTATGAGCCGAAAATCACGATTGAAGAATCAAAGAAATATATCGATGACGCGCTAGCTATCATGGGTGATGATTACATGGACATGATTGACCGCTCCTATAAAGAACGTTGGACCGATTTTGCACAAAATGCAGGCAAATCGACAGGTGCCTTCTGTTCGAGCCCTTATGGCGTTCACCCTTATATTTTAATTTCATGGACAGGCAGCATGGAAGATGTCTTCGTATTAGCACATGAGCTAGGTCACGCGGGCCATTTCTACAATGCCCATCAGCATCAGAACATTTTCAATTCACGACCTTCCATGTACTTCATTGAGGCACCTTCTACGATGAACGAAATGTTAATGGCGAACCACTTGCTTTCCAATTCAAATGATCCTAAATTCAAACGTTGGGTTATTTCTTCCATCGTGGCGCGTACGTACTACCATAACTTCGTCACACACTTATTGGAAGCGGCCTATCAACGCAAAGTGTATGAGCGCATCGATGCAGGCGGCAGTGTGAATGCAAACGTATTAAACAGCCTGAAACGTGGAGTCCTCGAAGAATTCTGGGGAGACGATGTGAAAATCAACGAAGGTGCAGAGTTGACATGGATGCGCCAGCCACATTACTACATGGGCTTGTATCCATACACATACAGTGCAGGATTGACGATTTCCACACAAGTGTCGAAACGTATTTTGGAGGAAGGACAACCAGCTGTCGAGGATTGGCTGAAAGTGTTGCAAGCAGGCGGAACGAAGTCCCCTGCCGAACTTTCCAAAATGGCTGGAGTCGACATTACGACGGAGCAGCCTTTACTCGATACGATTGCATATATCGGCGAGTTGATCGATCAGCTAGTAGAACTGACAGAAGAAATTGAAGCCGCACAAGTGAACTGA
- a CDS encoding NUDIX hydrolase: protein MNRVDVVYSAILKKGKVLMVKNKKYDNWTLPGGGVEQGETLEQAAVREVWEETGLTVRIGSLLTVNEAFRQRENNHVLFFTFLAEVLEGEVAIQDKGGILEAEWKDFSFANEAMPYYEGGFEKLLEASIPYTFQGVQA, encoded by the coding sequence ATGAATCGTGTCGATGTAGTTTATTCTGCCATCTTGAAAAAGGGAAAAGTGCTCATGGTGAAGAATAAGAAATATGATAATTGGACATTGCCTGGCGGAGGCGTTGAACAAGGAGAGACGTTGGAACAGGCGGCGGTACGTGAAGTATGGGAGGAAACCGGACTAACAGTAAGAATAGGGAGTTTGCTGACGGTGAACGAAGCGTTCAGGCAACGTGAAAATAATCATGTTCTGTTTTTTACGTTTTTAGCGGAAGTATTGGAAGGGGAAGTGGCCATCCAAGACAAGGGCGGTATTTTAGAAGCAGAATGGAAGGATTTTTCATTCGCAAATGAAGCAATGCCATATTATGAAGGCGGTTTTGAGAAGCTGCTTGAAGCTTCGATACCATATACTTTTCAAGGAGTACAGGCTTGA
- a CDS encoding NUDIX hydrolase, translated as MKKDEGKYPRAKVFGILQSGHRLLVEEFEGEHSKGRGFYYRPIGGSIEYGEKSTEALSREFNEELKETVEIEDFLGFIENIFYINDRIGHEIILIYNVSFVDKENYTREMFTIQESEQVSFAKWIDVMDFVTGKKVLFPDGLVDKLERGIS; from the coding sequence TTGAAAAAAGACGAAGGAAAATATCCGAGAGCAAAAGTGTTTGGCATTTTACAATCAGGCCATCGATTATTAGTTGAAGAATTTGAAGGTGAGCATTCAAAAGGAAGAGGGTTCTATTATCGGCCTATTGGGGGTTCAATTGAATACGGGGAAAAATCTACTGAGGCTCTTAGTAGGGAATTCAACGAAGAATTAAAGGAAACAGTGGAAATTGAAGATTTCTTAGGTTTCATTGAAAACATCTTTTACATCAATGATCGTATAGGCCATGAAATTATTCTAATATATAACGTCTCATTTGTGGATAAGGAAAACTATACCCGAGAGATGTTTACTATTCAGGAGAGCGAGCAAGTGTCATTTGCAAAATGGATTGACGTTATGGATTTTGTAACAGGTAAAAAAGTGTTATTTCCTGACGGTTTAGTCGATAAACTTGAAAGGGGAATTTCATGA
- a CDS encoding bifunctional 2-polyprenyl-6-hydroxyphenol methylase/3-demethylubiquinol 3-O-methyltransferase UbiG — MNQPQMSEINKMGWNQNAYQAWVTRHGKPADYAEQLKVDPSSKVSFYLDEIGVIRGKRVLNLLGSKGNKAVCFALLGADVTVVDLSSENKRYAMELAEAAGVSLTYIVKDVLELTEEEMPPFDIVILEMGVLHYFVDLHPLFQKVSKFMKEKGSFIIRDYHPFISKAIRFSNGEAILDGNYFREECLEVDVAYAALLPKEMQQKLEKNIIRQWMLSEVVNALITSGLKLRKMKEDKGVHWAFPTGSPEGIAERLPGTFTICASL, encoded by the coding sequence ATGAACCAGCCTCAAATGAGTGAAATAAATAAGATGGGATGGAATCAAAACGCATATCAAGCTTGGGTTACACGACATGGTAAACCTGCGGATTACGCAGAACAGTTAAAGGTGGATCCATCGAGTAAGGTAAGCTTTTACTTGGATGAAATCGGAGTAATTAGAGGAAAAAGGGTTCTTAATTTACTTGGCTCTAAAGGAAACAAAGCGGTCTGTTTTGCACTTCTCGGAGCTGACGTTACGGTAGTGGATCTATCCTCCGAAAATAAACGATATGCAATGGAATTGGCGGAAGCGGCAGGAGTTTCTCTAACTTATATTGTCAAAGATGTGCTCGAATTGACCGAAGAAGAAATGCCGCCATTTGACATTGTCATACTTGAAATGGGAGTGCTCCATTATTTCGTGGATTTACATCCATTGTTTCAAAAGGTGTCCAAATTCATGAAAGAGAAAGGGAGCTTTATTATAAGAGATTATCATCCCTTCATTTCAAAAGCGATACGCTTTTCAAATGGAGAGGCGATTTTGGATGGTAACTATTTTAGAGAAGAATGTTTAGAGGTGGACGTTGCTTATGCAGCTCTTTTGCCAAAAGAAATGCAACAAAAATTAGAGAAAAATATAATCAGACAATGGATGCTATCCGAAGTTGTCAATGCCCTAATTACTTCTGGTTTGAAACTAAGAAAAATGAAAGAGGACAAAGGGGTTCATTGGGCATTTCCAACAGGTTCACCAGAAGGGATTGCCGAGAGGCTTCCAGGAACATTTACAATTTGTGCATCTTTATGA
- a CDS encoding NUDIX hydrolase, with amino-acid sequence MGYIEELREIVGNRPLLLTGAGVGVFNEKGEILLQRKIDGRWGIPGGFMELGESAEETGRREVLEETGIQVGKMELITVVSGAQTHTVLNNGHEYYSVTIVYATDDIRGGELKADGVETSEVGFFNLLQLPENLSPFIKSMIHQYAAKRK; translated from the coding sequence GTGGGATATATAGAGGAGCTTAGAGAGATAGTCGGGAATCGCCCTTTATTGCTGACAGGCGCAGGGGTAGGGGTGTTCAATGAAAAAGGGGAAATCCTCCTGCAAAGAAAGATCGATGGACGTTGGGGAATTCCAGGAGGGTTCATGGAACTCGGGGAATCCGCCGAAGAGACCGGTCGGAGGGAAGTGCTTGAGGAGACGGGCATTCAGGTCGGGAAGATGGAACTCATAACCGTTGTGTCTGGCGCACAAACCCACACCGTTTTGAACAACGGCCACGAATATTACTCAGTGACAATCGTTTATGCAACGGATGACATTCGTGGCGGTGAACTGAAAGCTGACGGCGTCGAAACATCCGAAGTGGGATTCTTCAATTTGCTACAGCTTCCGGAGAACTTAAGTCCGTTCATAAAGTCAATGATTCATCAATATGCAGCGAAGCGGAAATGA
- a CDS encoding PaaI family thioesterase has product MSKVEHAIQDFYADDFAWCFGCGRLNEEGYHFRTGWDGEKTVTYYEPLEKHMAIPGFVYGGLIASFVDCHGTGSCALALHRKNGHEPGDDTEVPRFVTASLNVNYLKPTPQGKLLKAVGIVEEVHPKKWKVNVEVYADDVLCATGEVVGVVMPATFTGS; this is encoded by the coding sequence ATGTCGAAAGTTGAACATGCAATTCAAGACTTCTATGCAGATGATTTTGCTTGGTGTTTCGGATGTGGACGGCTGAATGAGGAAGGGTATCATTTCCGGACAGGTTGGGACGGAGAGAAAACGGTTACATATTATGAACCTTTGGAAAAGCATATGGCGATCCCTGGATTTGTGTACGGCGGATTGATCGCATCATTCGTTGATTGCCATGGAACGGGCTCGTGCGCACTTGCTTTGCATCGCAAAAATGGACATGAACCCGGTGACGATACTGAAGTTCCTCGTTTTGTCACAGCATCGTTGAACGTGAACTATTTAAAGCCGACTCCGCAAGGAAAATTATTGAAGGCAGTCGGTATCGTTGAAGAGGTTCATCCAAAGAAATGGAAAGTCAATGTGGAAGTGTATGCTGACGACGTCCTTTGTGCAACCGGAGAGGTCGTCGGAGTTGTTATGCCGGCAACATTTACAGGAAGTTAA
- a CDS encoding DnaJ family domain-containing protein, whose product MSDNSMPPNNDLIGDMLKKSEDEGGMKNLKGFGKPLPKEYFSGDTFQHFQRIAKDAGYKPHWLKLQHEISGMIDEISTISSDGEKGDLQRRVDKVNEKIAEHNRHCPPPMLKGRISLDSLEKAREVWR is encoded by the coding sequence ATGTCCGATAATTCGATGCCTCCAAACAATGATCTGATCGGTGATATGTTGAAAAAAAGTGAAGACGAAGGCGGTATGAAGAATTTGAAGGGCTTTGGGAAGCCGTTGCCGAAAGAGTATTTTTCCGGTGACACGTTCCAGCATTTTCAGCGGATTGCGAAAGACGCAGGCTATAAACCGCATTGGTTGAAATTGCAACACGAAATAAGCGGCATGATTGATGAAATATCGACCATTTCATCGGACGGCGAAAAGGGTGATCTGCAAAGACGTGTGGATAAAGTGAATGAAAAAATAGCCGAACATAATAGACATTGCCCTCCGCCGATGTTGAAAGGCCGCATCTCACTGGACTCTCTTGAAAAGGCAAGAGAAGTTTGGCGCTAA
- the nagZ gene encoding beta-N-acetylhexosaminidase, giving the protein MQQSEKEPPAFSERSQVIESPVPTFSRVDELLEDMTLAEKVGQLLVVGMEGKTYGDELDRLIRQHHVGGIILLGKNVSYPAGILKLLNESKKANADYEIPLFISVDEEGGRVSRLPSSMKKLPAAEYFGRTGDEALAYETGAYLAELLHAFGYNMNYAPVLDVHSNPKNPVIGDRSLSSDSHAVADLGMAMMKGMTDNGVISVVKHFPGHGDTHVDSHLSLPVIEKTLDELYKTELIPFQRAIDEQADVIMVAHIMFPELDNRYPSSLSQKIITGLLRDEMQFGGVVITDDMTMGAIVNDYTVPEAAVQSFLAGSDLLLIAGDYENQVGTINALMTAVQAGKISEDRIDESVKRILKLKERYKLKDAPIEEIELDLIERKFNELLG; this is encoded by the coding sequence GTGCAGCAGTCGGAAAAAGAACCTCCGGCATTCAGTGAACGATCGCAAGTGATAGAGTCGCCTGTACCCACTTTTTCACGGGTCGATGAATTGCTGGAAGACATGACGTTGGCAGAAAAGGTCGGCCAATTACTTGTCGTCGGGATGGAAGGGAAGACGTATGGTGACGAGTTGGACCGTCTAATTCGTCAACATCATGTCGGGGGCATCATTTTATTAGGTAAAAATGTATCTTATCCTGCAGGGATTTTGAAATTATTGAATGAGAGCAAAAAGGCGAATGCCGATTATGAAATTCCGTTGTTCATTTCGGTCGATGAAGAAGGAGGGCGTGTATCTCGCCTGCCTTCCAGCATGAAAAAATTGCCTGCAGCAGAATACTTCGGGCGGACAGGTGATGAAGCACTTGCTTATGAAACCGGTGCTTATCTGGCGGAGCTGTTGCACGCCTTCGGCTACAATATGAACTATGCACCCGTTCTGGATGTCCATAGCAATCCGAAAAACCCTGTCATTGGGGACCGGTCGTTATCATCCGATTCTCATGCAGTCGCCGATTTAGGAATGGCTATGATGAAAGGCATGACGGATAATGGCGTCATATCGGTCGTCAAACATTTTCCGGGGCATGGGGATACGCATGTAGATTCCCATTTGTCGTTGCCTGTCATTGAGAAGACATTAGATGAGCTATACAAAACTGAGCTAATCCCATTTCAGCGTGCAATAGATGAACAGGCTGATGTAATCATGGTGGCACATATTATGTTCCCGGAACTCGATAATAGATATCCATCATCTTTATCGCAGAAAATCATTACGGGATTGCTGCGCGATGAAATGCAATTTGGGGGTGTTGTCATTACAGATGATATGACGATGGGTGCAATCGTCAATGATTATACGGTGCCTGAAGCGGCCGTACAGTCTTTTCTCGCTGGAAGTGATTTACTGTTGATTGCCGGTGATTATGAAAACCAGGTAGGTACAATCAATGCATTGATGACTGCAGTACAAGCAGGAAAGATCTCCGAGGACCGGATCGATGAAAGTGTAAAGCGCATTTTGAAACTGAAGGAACGTTATAAGTTGAAAGATGCTCCGATTGAAGAAATCGAATTGGACCTTATCGAACGCAAATTCAATGAATTATTAGGTTGA
- a CDS encoding DUF4870 domain-containing protein, translating to MENTGLKVLVHASAFFAPFLVPFIIYLVVDDTEVKRISIQALLFQLVMGALIFISAILIIFLIGIPMIIVFGLMTVIVPILGIVKSLQGETYNYPIVGRWF from the coding sequence ATGGAAAATACAGGATTGAAAGTGTTAGTGCATGCTAGCGCATTTTTTGCACCATTCCTTGTTCCGTTCATCATCTATTTGGTTGTGGATGATACAGAGGTAAAGAGAATATCCATCCAAGCGTTGTTATTTCAATTAGTAATGGGCGCTTTGATTTTCATTTCGGCCATTTTGATTATTTTCTTGATCGGCATACCGATGATCATCGTTTTCGGACTGATGACAGTCATCGTTCCGATACTAGGAATTGTGAAATCGTTGCAAGGTGAAACTTACAATTATCCAATCGTAGGCAGATGGTTCTGA
- a CDS encoding dicarboxylate/amino acid:cation symporter has product MKLNLVTQIFIAFVLAIILGSLFGSSINFLKPFGDLFLRLIKFIIAPLILSTLVVGVAGTSDPKQLGRIGFKTVAYYLATTAIAIIIGLAVAFLISPGKGLTISSDGLVAPESATQEPQSVITTILNIIPENPFTALATGSILQIIFFALFVGLAITLVGEKARPVYTFFEGFAEIMYKITGIVMKFAPIGILGLLAPVIGQYGLSVLLPLVKVILAVYIACILHAIIVYSAAVKTFAGMSPKRFFKGISPAALVAFSTCSSSGTLPVTIKNTNENLGVPNKISSFVLPLGATVNMDGTAIYQGVAVIFIAQFFGLELSFLQLLTVVLITILASIGTAGVPGAGMIMLAMVLTSVNMPLEGIALIAGIDRVLDMMRTSVNVVGDASAAVVVAGTEKVLDSE; this is encoded by the coding sequence ATCAAACTCAATCTCGTGACGCAAATTTTTATCGCCTTCGTGTTAGCCATTATTTTAGGCAGTTTGTTCGGAAGTTCCATCAATTTTCTGAAGCCGTTCGGGGATTTATTTTTACGATTAATTAAATTCATTATCGCTCCGCTCATTTTGTCCACATTGGTCGTCGGTGTTGCTGGCACGTCCGATCCAAAGCAGTTAGGGAGGATCGGGTTCAAAACAGTCGCCTATTATTTAGCGACTACCGCTATCGCCATCATTATCGGCCTTGCTGTTGCATTCCTGATTTCGCCTGGGAAAGGGCTAACGATTTCTTCCGACGGCTTGGTCGCTCCGGAATCCGCGACGCAGGAACCGCAAAGTGTCATTACGACAATATTGAATATCATACCGGAAAATCCGTTCACCGCATTGGCAACCGGAAGCATCTTGCAAATCATCTTCTTTGCATTATTTGTCGGGCTTGCCATTACATTGGTCGGAGAAAAAGCCCGTCCTGTCTATACGTTTTTTGAAGGCTTCGCTGAAATTATGTACAAAATTACCGGCATTGTCATGAAGTTTGCACCTATCGGCATTTTAGGCCTACTTGCTCCGGTGATTGGACAATACGGGCTTTCCGTCCTTTTACCGCTCGTCAAAGTGATCTTGGCAGTTTACATCGCCTGTATCCTTCATGCAATCATCGTGTATTCGGCTGCCGTTAAGACATTTGCAGGAATGAGCCCGAAAAGGTTTTTCAAAGGAATCTCACCTGCAGCGCTCGTCGCTTTCAGTACGTGCAGCAGTTCAGGGACGCTTCCTGTGACAATTAAGAATACGAATGAAAACTTGGGCGTTCCTAATAAGATATCGAGCTTCGTCCTTCCGCTCGGCGCTACTGTCAATATGGACGGAACAGCTATCTATCAAGGAGTTGCCGTCATTTTCATAGCGCAGTTTTTCGGTTTGGAGTTGTCATTCCTCCAATTGCTGACGGTTGTTCTCATTACCATTTTGGCGTCAATTGGCACAGCAGGAGTCCCTGGAGCCGGTATGATCATGCTTGCAATGGTGTTGACATCAGTGAATATGCCGCTTGAAGGAATTGCTTTGATTGCCGGCATCGACAGGGTGCTCGATATGATGAGGACGTCAGTGAATGTCGTAGGGGATGCCTCTGCCGCTGTCGTCGTTGCGGGAACGGAGAAGGTATTGGATAGTGAATGA
- a CDS encoding YkuS family protein, with amino-acid sequence MAKIAVENPFDDVKVALEEKGHNVKMFESDENLNGYDIGVVRSISDVNVDQFDFPVVSIHGMSVQDVVNEVQQRLER; translated from the coding sequence ATGGCGAAAATTGCAGTCGAAAACCCTTTTGACGATGTGAAAGTAGCATTGGAAGAAAAAGGACACAATGTGAAAATGTTTGAAAGCGATGAAAATCTAAACGGCTATGATATCGGTGTCGTACGGTCGATCAGTGATGTGAACGTCGATCAATTCGATTTTCCTGTCGTCAGCATTCACGGAATGTCCGTCCAAGATGTTGTAAACGAAGTCCAACAGCGCTTGGAACGTTAA